CCTTTCCGGAATCGGGTGCGCCGCAGCCAGTTCTTAGACTTCTCCACCAAAGTGGGCTTGGTTGGATGCGCCGATCAGGAGAGATGGTACCGTGAAGACGGCGTCTGCGGGATGAGCTATCCGCGCTTCTACAGGCTGGGAGGAAACAATCTTGAGGAGCGTATGGCCTTCATCGAGGACTACCAGCAGACCCAGGCCCGCTCTTTGCTGCTGTACATAAAGGAGCATCGCCCGTCTGAAATGATCAGCGATACGGGAACTATATCCAGCACTACCATCGACTTTGCCCTGGCCAAGGTCAAAAAGATGATACGTCAGGCGGAGCACTACTCCCTGGACGATGCCCGCATCAAGCCACCCACTCCCGCCGAGATTGTCGAGAACCAGACGTTCATGGTCCAGTCCACAGATCTGCTCAAATCCAACGCCAAGTTTAAAGTCAGCGAGAAGGTGATGTCCGAGTACGCTCGTCTGGCGGGTATCTACCTCGATCAGATTGAATCGCTCCGCCCGGACTACCGCTGGGACGGAAGCCGCAACCTTTGGATCCTGAAGCCGGGCTACCAGTCGCGTGGTATTGGTATCGTGATACGCAGCTCTCTGGACGACATCCTGCAGTGGACGTCGAATAATCAGAACAAGAAGTACATTGTCCAGAAGTACATAGGTGAGTTCCAAATCTGTGGTAAATATATCTATCTATTTCTAACTTCCTTCCCTAGAACGACCTCTCCTCGTTTACCGTACCAAGTTTGACATCCGGCAGTACATGCTACTGACAATCACGGAAACGAAAGTGAGCATCTGGATGTACCGCGACTGCTATCTGCGCTTTAGCTCCCAGGAGTTCACCATGGACGATCTGCGGGAGTCGATCCACCTGACCAACAACTCGGTTCAGAAGCGTTACAAGAACAAGCTCAATCGCGATACCCGGCTTCCAAAACACAACATGTGGTCGCTGGACCAGTTCAAAAGCCATCTCCATCATGTGGGTGCGCCGGACGGGACGTGGACAAAGATCTACAACGGATTCAAGCAAAATCTGGTGGCAGTAGTGATGGCTAGTATAGACGAGACGGAGTTGGTGCAAAACGCTTTCGAGCTATATGGGTGCGATTTTATGGTGGACGAGCATTATAATCCCATTCTGATTGAGATTAACTCCACCCCGGATCTCTCACCCTCGACGGAGATCACAGCCAGGATCTGTCCCATGGCCCTAAAGGACTGCATTCGTGTGGTAGTGGATCTGCCCAAGAACTCTTCTGCGGGGACCGGA
This is a stretch of genomic DNA from Drosophila bipectinata strain 14024-0381.07 unplaced genomic scaffold, DbipHiC1v2 scaffold_249, whole genome shotgun sequence. It encodes these proteins:
- the LOC108125237 gene encoding tubulin glycylase 3B, which translates into the protein MTQSTPGGFSGPGNRNRYYNPVSKIQSLIHNLDAELVQLCKQCSVPKPLTNNNGSSSSYAHNYAHGTGPLGSGTVTSSNIPMHGGFSSGQYRPESIGNLLARARSSSLTARPPTTSSPMAPDAHKRQMRNVYRTRVIDAYRNRRIFTVYGNYHTVRRALMRRGWLEKLPAARHAKLQNMSEDALLEHARRGNDYEAVVISKMINHFPAFFIWQGKGQRDLCAEVRPFRNRVRRSQFLDFSTKVGLVGCADQERWYREDGVCGMSYPRFYRLGGNNLEERMAFIEDYQQTQARSLLLYIKEHRPSEMISDTGTISSTTIDFALAKVKKMIRQAEHYSLDDARIKPPTPAEIVENQTFMVQSTDLLKSNAKFKVSEKVMSEYARLAGIYLDQIESLRPDYRWDGSRNLWILKPGYQSRGIGIVIRSSLDDILQWTSNNQNKKYIVQKYIERPLLVYRTKFDIRQYMLLTITETKVSIWMYRDCYLRFSSQEFTMDDLRESIHLTNNSVQKRYKNKLNRDTRLPKHNMWSLDQFKSHLHHVGAPDGTWTKIYNGFKQNLVAVVMASIDETELVQNAFELYGCDFMVDEHYNPILIEINSTPDLSPSTEITARICPMALKDCIRVVVDLPKNSSAGTGLFERVFEVNYSINKGSDGKPLELNGKQMTLFENLPKMRNSPRTRLLRKILNNVKTSNSRKLDKIKEPQIKAIRGIPIKTARKNKADSKASSSAPSAQPSSHNVSPKAILNPTTRENLALQYTAPK